One Clarias gariepinus isolate MV-2021 ecotype Netherlands chromosome 18, CGAR_prim_01v2, whole genome shotgun sequence genomic window carries:
- the rab1aa gene encoding RAB1A, member RAS oncogene family a, which translates to MNPEYDYLFKLLLIGDSGVGKSCLLLRFADDTFTESYISTIGVDFKIRTIELDGKTIKLQIWDTAGQERFRTITSSYYRGAHGIIIVYDVTDQESFNNLKQWLQEIDRYASENVNKLLVGNKSDLTTKKLVDYTTAKEFADSLGIPFLEASAKNATNVEQAFMTMAAEIKKKMGPGAGTGGAEKSNVTFHSQPVKASSGGCC; encoded by the exons ATGAACCCTGAATA cgACTACTTGTTCAAACTGCTGCTGATTGGAGACTCTGGAGTCGGGAAGTCCTGCCTTCTGCTCCGATTCGCA GATGACACATTTACAGAAAGCTACATCAGCACCATCGGTGTCGACTTTAAAATACGGACAATAGAGCTGGACGGGAAGACGATCAAACTACAGATT TGGGATACGGCGGGTCAGGAGAGATTTCGCACCATCACCTCCAGCTACTACAGAGGAGCCCACGGGATCATCATCGTCTACGACGTCACAGATCAG GAATCGTTCAACAATTTGAAGCAGTGGCTGCAGGAGATCGACCGCTACGCCAGCGAGAACGTCAACAAACTGCTCGTGGGCAACAAGTCTGACCTGACCACCAAGAAATTAGTGGACTACACTACAGCTAAG gaGTTTGCAGACTCTCTGGGAATCCCGTTCCTTGAGGCGAGCGCAAAGAACGCCACCAACGTGGAGCAGGCCTTCATGACCATGGCGGCAGAGATTAAGAAGAAGATGGGGCCGGGCGCCGGTACGGGCGGGGCCGAGAAATCGAACGTCACGTTCCACAGCCAGCCGGTGAAGGCGTCGAGCGGAGGCTGCTGCTGA